The sequence below is a genomic window from Streptomyces sp. NBC_00582.
TCCGATCGGTGAGGAGATCCGAAGCACGAGGCTCCGGTTGTGTGCGCGAGGGCACGACCAGGTCGAAGCTGGGGAGGCCCCGGCCTGGGGGTTCCGTCCGCAGTCGCCTGCGGACGGGTGTATCTCTCATCTGGGTAGAACGTACGGCAGTGACGGGCGGTACGACAGCCGGATGCGCCACCCGCCATGCACCCCGCACACCTTCTTCACACCGCCTGCCGTCCCTGGGGAACGGCTGTGGGTCAGACGCCGGCCAGGGCCTGCTCGATGATGTCGAGGCCCTCGTTCAGCAGGTCCTCGCCGATGACCAGCGGCGGCAGGAAGCGCAGCACGTTGCCGTACGTGCCACAGGTCAGGACCAGCAGCCCCTCCTGGTGGCAGGCCTTGGCGAGCGCGGCGGTGGCCTCCGGGTTGGGCTCCTTGGTCGTACGGTCCTTGACCAGCTCGATGGCGATCATCGCGCCACGGCCCCGGACGTCACCGATGACGTCGAACTTCTCGGCCATCGCCGTGAGGCGGGCCTTCATCGTCGACTCGATCGCCTTCGCCCTCGCGTTGAGGTCGAGCTCCTTCATCGTCTCGATCGAACCGAGCGCACCCGCGCAGGCCACCGGGTTGCCGCCGTAGGTGCCGCCCAGGCCGCCCGCGTGCGCGGCGTCCATGATCTCGGCGCGGCCGGTGACGGCGGCGAGCGGCAGACCGCCCGCGATGCCCTTGGCGGTGGTGATCAGGTCCGGGACGATGCCCTCGTCCTCGCAGGCGAACCACTGGCCGGTGCGGCAGAAGCCGGACTGGATCTCGTCGGCGACGAAGACGATGCCGTTGTCGGCGGCGAACTTGCTCAGCGCGGGCAGGAAGCCCTTCGCGGGCTCGATGAAGCCGCCCTCGCCGAGCACCGGCTCGATGATGATCGCGGCCACGTTGTCCGCACCGACCTGCTTGGTGATCTGGTCGATGGCCTGCGCGGCGGCCTCGGGGCCCGCGTTCTGCGGGCCGGTCGGCCAGCGGTAGCCGTAGGCGACGGGGACGCGGTAGACCTCGGGCGCGAAGGGGCCGAAGCCGTGCTTGTACGGCATGTTCTTCGCCGTCAGTGCCATCGTGAGGTTGGTACGGCCGTGGTAGCCGTGGTCGAAGACGACGACCGCCTGGCGCTTGGTGTAGGCGCGGGCGATCTTCACGGCGTTCTCGACGGCCTCGGCGCCGCTGTTGAACAGGGCCGACTTCTTGGCGTGGTCGCCCGGGGTCAGCTCGGCGAGGGCCTCGGCGACCTCCACGTAGCCCTCGTACGGGGTGACCATGAAACAAGTGTGGGTGAAGTCGGCGAGCTGCGCGGAGGCGCGGCGTACGACGGCCTCGGCGGAGGCGCCGACGCTGGTCACGGCGATGCCGGAGCCGAAGTCGATGAGACGGTTGCCGTCGACGTCCTCGATGATTCCGCCGCCCGCGCGCGCGGTGAACACCGGCAGCACGGAGCCGACGCCCTGGGCGACCGCGGCGACACGGCGGGCCTGCAGCTCCTGCGACTTCGGGCCGGGGATGGCGGTGACGATCCGGCGCTCCTGCGGAAGGGCGGTCATGAGGGCTCCTGGGGGTTTTCACGCACGCGGTGCGCGGACGCTGTCCTTCATTTCTTTCTTTTCTCGCAGGCTAGGACGGGGAACGGGGGGTCGGCATGCTCCATGTGGGCGTTGTCGGCGGGGCCGGTTGTCCGCCGTGGACAGTGACGGGTGAGCGGCGATCCGTGCCACCCGGCCCCGTATGCGGTGAACTCCCCTTGCCGGGGCGTTAGATTGACCGCTGATGGTGGACGGAGCGGCTGGTCAGGGGGCAAGGGCGATGGACAGCGACGGGATGCGGGACGCGCGCGGCACGCATGCGAATCCTGTACCGCGCCCGGCGGGACCGCCACAGGTGCCGCCGCGGCCCGCGGCCCCGCCGACCGCCTCGGCCGTGGGGAGCTGGCTCGACGAGCCGCGTCCCGCCGCGAAGCCCGGTGTCTGGCGGTTCGGGTACCGGCCCCCGAAGGGTGACCGCACGGTGGAGCGGCTCGCGCCCGTGACGGTGATCGGGATGCTGGTGCCGCTGGTGGTGGCGCTGGTGCTGTGGTCGCTGTGGCGGCGCGGCAGCCTGCCGTACCAGTTCACGCTGCTGCGGCTGTTCACGCCGGGCGACTGGTGGTGGGGCGGCACGATCGCCTCGCCGAAGACCACCGAGGGCGCCGAGGCCCGGGTCGTCTACGACGGTGTCTTCTTCGCGGTCCTCCTCTTCACGATGGGCCGGCTGGGCAGCTGGCCGGAGGCGCTGCGGCACTTCGTGGGCCGCCGTCCGCAGCCCGCCCGGGCCCTGCTCGCCCTGCTGTGCGCGCTGGCCGCGCTCAGCTTCGTGTTCCCCGGCGCCTTCGGGGTCGGCTGGGACGCGCTGCCGGTCGTCGACCCGCTGTTCTCGCTGATCGTCCTGATCAGCGGGAGCTACGAACTGTTCGCCTCGGTCCTGTTCACGGACACCCTGTACGCGGTGATCACCCTGCTCGTGGTGTGGCCGTTCGCCAAGGTCGGCGGCTGGTGGCCGTATCTGCAGGAACGACTCGCCGCCCGGAAGAACCCGAAGACGCCCGCTCCCGTCGTCGCGCGGCCCCCCTCCCAGTGGCCCGAGCTGCGGGACGCCGGGCAGGTCGAGGTCGCCGAGCTGCTGACCGGTGAGGTGGCCGCCGGGCGGATGAACGACGTCGACTGCGCGCGGGTGCGGCGGGCGTGGACGGTGGGGCTGCCCGAGTTCCGGGAGACCGTGCTGCGGCAGGGCGGGGCCGCCTGGACCCACCCCTCCGGCGCCCGTGACCTGCCCCGCCGCGCCGCCCGCCACGATCTGCTCGCCGGGCAGGTCCGCATCGGCCGCTGGGTGGCCGCCGAGCGCAGCCCGGCCGCCTACCACGACGCCGGCGCCGCGCTCGGCCCGGACGTGCTCGGCACCTCGCTCCTGGCGATCGGCCCGTCCGGCGCGGGCAAGACCCGCACGCTGATCGAGCCGCTGACGGAAGCCCTGGCGCTGCAGTCGCTGACCGGGGGCTGCGCGGTGGTCGCGGTGTCCTCGCCCGGCGGCGCCCCGCTCGGCGCCGACTCCTCCTACGACGTGATCGTCCGGATCGGCGACCCGTCCTCGGTGCACGACCTGGACCCGTACGCCGAGTCCGACGACCCCGACGAGGCGGCCGAGATCCTCGCCGAGGCCCTCGTCGGCGATCTGGACACGGTGAGCGGGCAGGGCGCGGCGACCGCGCTCGCCCAGCTCCTGGGCCCCTACCGGGCGGCGCACGGCCGGTTCCCCGACCTGGGTGAGCTGCGTGAACTCCTCGAGGGTGAGCCGGGGGCGCTGGGCGCGCTGCGGGCCGCCGTGGCCGGGAACGACGTGATGCGCAGGGAGCTGGAGGCGCGTGTACGGCAGACGGGGGCGCCCGGCGACCCGGGGCGCGCCCTCGCCGACCGGCTGGCGCTGCTGAACCGGCCGGTGTTCGACGGGTTCTTCGGCGGAGGCGGGGAAACCCACCGCGCCTTCTCCCTGCGGGCCGTCGCCCACCACCCGCTGCGGGTCCGCGTGGACCTGCCCGAGCGGGGTCATGAGGAGGCGGGCCGGCTGATCACCCGGCTGGTCCTGGCCCAGTTCCACGCCGTCGTACGGGAGGGGCGGCGGGCGCACTTCGCCTGTCTGGTCCTCGACGACGCGACCGGCACGGTGACCGCCGACTCGGTGCGCCGGATCCAGCGGCTGCGCTCGCGGAACGCCGGCGTGGTCCTCGCCCTGCGCACCGTGGCGGACGTACCGGAGGCGCTGCACGGGCCGCTGTACGGGGCGGTGGGCTGCCGGATGGCGTTCTCCGGGATCACCACCTGGGACGGCGGCCGGTTCGCGCAGACCTGGGGCACCGAGTGGGTGGAGACCACGGAGGTCGCCAAGCACACCGTCTTCGCCGACCAGCCGATGACCCGGGCCATCCACGCCCTGCGCAAGCTGGTGACCGGCAAGGCGGTGACGACGGACGCGGTGACCGTGCGGCAGGTCGAGCGGGAGCGGTGGTCGGCGTCCCAGCTCGCGCACGAGGTGCCGCCGGGTCACGCGGTGCTGTCGCTGACGAGCGTCGGGGGCGAGCACGCGCCGCCGCTGCTGGTGGACCTCAGAGGCTGAAGGGGCGTACGGGGGACCGTACGCTGAGGCAGAATCGGCACAGGCCCTTCATACGCAGCGGCCAAAGATCATCCCGCCGGTCCCTCTCGTCCGACCCCTCTGAAGGCCCCATGCCTCCCACGCTCGCCTCGCTCGTCCACCACTCCGCGCTGAAGCTGACCGTGCGGGCGGGCGAGGACCGCCTGGACGTGCCGGTGCGCTGGGCGCATGTCAGCGAGCTCGCCGACCCCGTGCCGTACATGGAGGGCGGGGAACTGCTGCTGATCACCGCGCTGAAGCTGGACGCGGAGGACCCCGAGGCCATGCGGCGCTATGTGAAGCGCCTGGCCGGGGCCGGGGTGGTCGGACTCGGCTTCGCGGTCGGCGTCAACTACGACGAGATCCCGAAGGCGCTCGTCGACGCGGCCGAGCAGGAGGGCCTGCCGCTGCTGGAGGTGCCGCGCCGGACACCGTTCCTCGCGATCAGCAAGGCGGTGTCGGCGGCGATCGCGGCCGATCAGTACCGGGCGGTGACGGCCGGGTTCGCCGCCCAGCGGGAGCTGACGAAACAGGCGCTCACGGACGGCCCGGAGGGGCTGCTGGCCGCGCTCGCCTCCCAGGTCGACGGCTGGGCGGCGCTCTACGACGCCTCGGGCGCCGTCGTCGCGACCGCACCGGAGTGGGCGGGCCGGCGGGCCGCGCGGCTCACGGCGGACGTGGAGCGGCTGCGCGAGCGCCCCGCGCCGGCGTCGGCGGTGGTCGCCGGGGCCGGGTCGGCCGAGGGCGGCGAGAGCGTGGAGAACACCGACCGGGTCGAGCTGCACACCCTGGGCACCGGTCGCCGGCCGCGCGCCGCGCTCGCCGTCGGCACGGCCGCCGCCCTCGGCACGGCCGAGCGGTACGCCGTCCACTCCGCGATCGCCCTGCTCACGCTCACGACGGAACGCTCCCGCTCCCTTCAGGCGGCGGAGCAGCGCATCGGCACGGCGGTCCTGCGGATGCTTCTGGCGGGCGAGCCGGACCACGCCCGCGCCGTCGCGGGCGATCTCTACGGCGCGCTGCTGGACGCCCCGTTCCGGGTGATCGTCGCGGAATCCGGGCCGACGGCCGGGAGCGAGCCCGACCGTGACCCCCTCGGCGGTCTGTCCGAGGTGGCCGAGTCCGCCGCCGCCCGGTCCGGCGAGGCCGTGCTGGTGGTGCCCGAGGGCGAGCGGCTGGTGGTGCTGGCGTCGGACGGGGGCGCGGCCGTCGCCGCGGTGGCGCGGTGCGCGGCGATGCTGGAGGGCGCCCGCGCGAACGGCGAGGAACACGCGGACGAGGAGCTGGTCGTCGGCCTGTCGGCGCCGGCCGGTCCGATCGCGGCGGCGGCGGCGTACCGGCAGGCCGAGCAGGCGCTGTCGGTGGCCCGGCGCAGGGGCCGGGTCCTCGTCGAGCACGAGCAGCTCGCGGCGGGTTCGGTGCTGCCGCTGCTCGCGGACGACGCGGTGAAGGCGTTCGCGGACGGTCTGCTGCGGGCGCTGTACGAGCACGACGCGACCGGGCGCGGCGACCTCGTGGCCTCGCTGCGGGCCTGGCTGTCCCGGCACGGCCAGTGGGACGCGGCGGCGGCCGATCTGGGGGTGCACCGGCACACGCTGCGCTACCGGATGCGGCGGGTCGAGGAGATCCTCGGGCGGTCCCTGGACGACCCGGACGTACGGATGGAGTTGTGGCTGGCGTTGAAGGCGACGGCGCCGGACTGAGAAGCGGCTCTGCGGCGCACCTGAGGGGCGCGGGGCTGTATCGATCTGCGGCTCCGCCGCGTGGGCGCGACCGGCCACAGCGGCGCAGCGGCCGACCGACGACACAGCGCGGCACACGTCTGGGGGGTGTTGCGAAAGTCCTGTGCGGTGCCCGCGGTGTCCGGTGCGTGCTCTCGGCGTGCCGGACGAAAGCCCTCGTACTGGACGTACTTGGGGTTTCGGCCGGTGCGGCGCGAGGACGTGCCGGGCGCCGCGGGTGCTGTGCGGCACTTTCGAAACACCCCCTAGTCGGCCAAACCGGCGGCCGCCTCGTGCATGGCCAGTTCCAGCAGCGCCGGATCCGTCAGCGTGCCGGAGCCGTCCGGGGGGACGAGCCAGCGGACCGTGCCGGTGGAGCGGTTCGGGTACGGGACGACGATCCAGGTGCCCGCGCCCGCCGTGCGGACACCGGTGCCGAGCCAGTTGGCGGCCGTGCCGGGGGGCACGAAGAAGCCCATGCGGTGGTCCCCGAAGTCGACCAGCACGGGCCCCGGCCGGCCGAGGATGCGGGTGAGGACGTCGAGCGTCGGGTAGCCGAGTTCGCCCGGCAGGATGAGCACGTCCCAGGCCCTGCCCGCCGGCAGCAGCGCGACCCCCAGGGGGTTGCGCTCCCACTCCCAGCGGCAGGCCTCGGGATCCGGTGCGACGGATGCCAGCCACTCGGCCGCCGACTTCGCCCCAGCCATGAGAAGACCTCCCTCTCTCGTCGACGCGGTCGCGTCAGGAGGGAGAGGGAGGTCCTGGCCTTGCATTACGCGGGTTCCTGCCACCCGTTGGAGTGAACCGGGTCACCGCCGCGGAGGGCGGGTCAGCTGTCGAAGCCCAGGCCGAGCCGGTCCATGGTCCGCAGCCACAGGTTGCGCCGTCCGCCGTGCGCGTCGGCCCGGGCCAGCGACCACTTGGTGAGCGCGATCCCGGTCCAGGCGAACGGTTCCGGTGGGAAGGGCAGCGGCTTCCTGCGGACCATCTCCAGCCGGGTCCGCTCGGTGTCCTCCCCCGCGAGCAGGTCCAGCATCACCTCGGCGCCGAAGCGGGTGGCGCCCACGCCGAGGCCGGTGTACCCGGCGGCGTAGGCGACCTTTCCGTGGTGGGCCGTGCCGAAGAACGCGGAGAAGCGGGAGCAGGTGTCGATCGCGCCGCCCCACGCGTGGGTGAAGCGGACGCCCTCCAGCTGCGGGAAGCAGGTGAAGAAGTGCCCGGCGAGCTTGGCGTACGTCTCCGGCCGGTCGTCGTACTCGGCGCGGACCCGGCCGCCGTACGGGTAGATCGCGTCGTAGCCGCCCCACAGGATCCGGTTGTCGGCGGACAGCCGGAAGTAGTGGAACTGGTTGGCGGAGTCGCCGAGGCCCTGGCGGTTCTTCCAGCCGATCGCGCCGAGCTGCTCGGCGGTGAGGGGTTCGGTCATCAGGGCGTAGTCGTAGACCGGGACGGTGTACGCCCGCACCCGCTTGACCAGGCTGGGGAAGATGTTGGTGCCGAGGGCGACCTGCCGGGCGCGGACCCGGCCGTACGGCGTGCGGACGGTCATCCCGGCGCCGTAGGCCTTCAGGTCCAGGGCGGGTGTGTGCTCGTACACGCGGACGCCGAGCCGGACGCAGGCCCGCTTCAGGCCCCAGGCCAGTTTGGCGGGGTGGAGCATGGCCACGCCCCGCCGGTCGTACAGGCCCGCCTCGAAGGTGGGTGAGGCGACCTGTTCGCGGACCTGGTCGGCGTCGAGGAAGTCGATGCCGTCCGCGAGGCCCTTGCGCTCGAGTTCCTCGTACCAGTCGCGCAGTTCCCACGCCTGGTAGGTCTCGGTGGCGACGTCGATCTCGCCGGTGCGTTCGAAGTCGCAGTCGATGCCGTGCCGGGCGATCGCCGCCTCGATCTCGTCGAGGTTGCGGGCGCCCAGCTCCTGCAGGGTGTGGATCTCGTCGGGCCAGCGGGCGAGCCCGTTGGGCAGCCCGTGGGTGAGGGAGGCCGCGCAGAAGCCTCCGTTGCGGCCCGAGGCGGCCCAGCCCACCTCGCGCCCCTCCAGCAGCACCACGTCCCGCCGTGGATCGCGCTCCTTGGCGACGAGCGCGGTCCACAGTCCGCTGTAGCCGCCGCCGACGACCAGCAGGTCGCAGCTGTCGGCGCCGGTGAGGGCGGGCTCGGGGTGGGGCTTGCCGGGGTCCTCCAGCCAGTACGGCGACGGCTGGGCGTCGGAAAGAGAAGTGATCCAACGGTTCATGGCGCTTGGGGCCATGATTTCAACTCCCTCTATGCCTTCTGTTTGTTGCGGCGGTTGCCGATGACCATGGACGTCAGGACGAGCAGGACGGCGATCAGGAACATGGCCGTGCCGATGACGTTGATCTGGACGGGCGTTCCGCGCTGTGCCGAGCCCCAGACGAACATGGGGAAGGTGACCGTCGAGCCCGCGTTGAAATTGGTGATGATGAAGTCGTCGAAGGAGAGCGCGAAGGCGAGCAGCGCGCCCGCGGCGATGCCGGGGGCCGCGATGGGCAGGGTGACGCGCAGGAAGGTCTGCACCGGTCCGGCGTAGAGGTCCTGGGCGGCCTGTTCGAGGCGCGGGTCCATGGACAGGACGCGTGCCTTGACGGCGACGACGACGAAGCTGAGGCAGAACATGATGTGCGCGATGAGGATCGTCCAGAAGCCCAGCTGCGCGCCCAGGTTCAGGAACAGGGTGAGCAGCGAGGCGGCCATGACGACCTCGGGCATCGCCATCGGCAGGAAGATCAGCGAGTTGACGGAGCCGCGCGCGCGGAAGCGGTAGCGGACCAGCGCGAAGGCGATCATCGTGCCGAGCAGGGTGGCGCCGATGGTCGCCCAGATCGCGATCTGGAGGCTGATCGACAGCGAGTTGCACATTCCGGCGACGCCGCAGGGGTTCTTCCAGGCGTCGGTGGAGAACTGCTGCCACTCGTAGTTGAAGCGCCCCTTCGGTTTGTTGAAGGAGAACACCGTGACGACGATGTTGGGCAGCAGGAGATAGCCGAGGGTCAGCAGTCCCGCGATGACGACGAGATGGCGTTTGAACCAGTTGACGACAGTCATTTAGACCAGATCCTCCGTCCCGGCCCGGCGGATGTAGACGGTCACCATGAGGAGGATGGCCGCCATCAGGATGAACGACAGGGCCGCCGCCGTCGGATAGTCCAGCACGCGCAGGAACTGGGTCTGGATGACGTTTCCGATCATGCGGGTGTCGGTGGAGCCGAGCAGTTCGGCGTTGACGTAGTCGCCGGCCGCCGGGATGAAGGTCAGCAGCGTGCCGGAGACGACACCGGGCATCGACAGCGGGAAGGTCACCTTGCGGAAGGTGGTGAGGGGGGTGGCGTACAGGTCGCCCGCCGCCTCGTGCAGCCGTCCGTCGATGCGCTCCAGCGAGGTGTAGAGCGGCAGGATCATGAACGGCAGGAAGTTGTACGTCAGTCCGCACACCACCGCGAGCGGGGTGGCGAGGACTCTGTCGCCGGAGGTCCAGCCGAGCCAGTCGGTGACGTCGAGGACGTGCAGGGTGTTGAGGGCACCGACGACCGGGCCGCTGTCGGCGAGGATCGTCTTCCAGGCGAGGGTGCGGATCAGGAAGCTGGTGAAGAACGGCGCGATGACCAGGATCATGATCAGGTTCCGCCAGCGGCCCGCGCGGAAGGCGATCAGATACGCCAGCGGGTAGCCGAGGATCAGACACAGGAGCGTCGCGGCGGTCGCGTAGAGGACCGAGCGGAGGAACTGCGGCCAGTACTCGCTCAGCGCGTCCCAGTAGGTCGCGAGGTGCCAGGTGACCTTGTAGCCCTCCTCCAGGGAGCCCGTCTGCACGGACGTGGAGGCCTGGTAGATCATCGGCAGCGCGAAGAACACGACGAGCCAGAGCAGGCCGGGCAGCAGCAGCCAGTACGGCGTCATGCGGCCCCGCTTGCGCGGCGGCTTCCGCGCGGGCGCCGGCGGGGAGAGCGGCGGGGGAGCCTCGGTCAGCGTGGCCATCTCAGACCGCCACCTGTTCGTCGATGCCGGCGTCGATGTCCTGGGCCGCGTCCAGACCGAAGGTGTGGGCGGGGCTCCAGTGCAGGACGACGTCGGCGCCGGGGGCGAGGCGGGGGTCGCGGTCCAGGTTCTGGGCGTAGACCTCGAACTCGGGACAGACCGTGCTGTCGATGACGTACTGGGTGGAGACACCGATGAAGGAGGAGTGGGCGATCTTCCCGGTGATGCGGTTGCGCCCCTCGGGGATCTCGCCGGCGTCGTCGGCGTGGGTGAGGGAGATCTTCTCCGGGCGTACGCCGACCAGGACCTTGCCGCCGGCCGTGGTCGGCGCGGAGCAGCGGGCCTCGGGCAGGACGAGCTTGCCGCCGCCCGCCCTCAGCACGATGTCGTCGCCGCTCTTGGTGTCGACCTCGGCCTCGATGAGGTTGGAGGTGCCGAGGAAGTTGGCGACGAACGTGGTCTGCGGGTTCTCGTAGAGGTCGGTGGGCGAGCCGAGCTGCTCGACGCGGCCCGCGTTCATCACGGCGACGGTGTCGGCCATGGTCATGGCCTCCTCCTGGTCGTGCGTGACGTGCACGAAGGTGATGCCGACCTCGGTCTGGATGCGCTTGAGCTCGAGCTGCATCTGGCGGCGCAGCTTGAGGTCGAGGGCGCCGAGGGGCTCGTCGAGGAGGAGCACCTTGGGGTGGTTGATGAGGGCGCGGGCGACGGCGACGCGCTGCTGCTGGCCGCCGGAGAGCTGGTGCGGCTTCTTGCGGGCCTGCTCACCGAGCTGCACCAGCTCGAGCATGTCCTCGACCTGCTTCTTCACCGACTTGATGCCGCGTCGGCGCAGACCGAAGGCGACGTTCTCGAAGATGTCGAGGTGCGGGAAGAGGGCGTAGGACTGGAAGACGGTGTTCACCGGGCGCTTGTACGGCGGGAGGGCGGTGACGTCCTGGTCGCCGAGGTGGACGGTGCCGGAGGAAGGTTCCTCCAGTCCGGCGATCATGCGCAGGGTGGTGGTCTTGCCGCAGCCGGAGGCGCCGAGCAGGGCGAAGAACGAGCCCTGCGGGACGGTCAGGTCGAGCGGCTGCACGGCGGTGAAGGAGCCGTAGGTCTTGCTGATGCCGGAGAGGCGGACGTCGCCGCTGCTGTCTTTCGTCATGGTCGTCACGCCCCTGTGAGCTTCGCGAACTGCTGCTGGTAGGCCGTCTCTTCCTTCGAGCTCAGGGAGCGGAAGGCATGGGACTTGGCCTGCATGGCCTTGTCGGGAACGATCAGCGGGTTGTCCGCCGCCGACTCGTCGATCTTGGCGAGGTACGGCTTCACGTCCGCAACCGGACTCACGTAGTTGATGTACGCGGCGAGTTCGGCGGCGGGCCCCGGCTCGTAGTAGTAGTCCATGAGCCGCTCGGCGTTCGTCTTGTGGCGCGCCTTGTTGGGGATCAGCATGTTGTCCGTCGACGTCATGTATCCGCTGTCGGGGATGACGTAGTCGACGTCCGGGTTGTCGGCCTGGAGCTGCACGATGTCGCCGGCCCAGGCGACACAGGCCGCCAGGTCGCCCTTGCTGAGGTCGGACGTGTAGTCGTTGCCGGTGAAGCGGCGGATCTGGCCCTTGTCGACGGCCTTCTGGAGCCGGGCGATCACGGCGTCGTAGTCGTCGTCGGTGAACTTCGCCGGGTCGATGTCCATGTCGAGCATGGTCATGCCGACGGTGTCGCGCATCTCCGTCAGCAGGCCGACCCGGCCCTTGAGCGCCGGGTTGTCGAGCAGGTCGGAGACCGACTTCACCTCGACGCCGCCGAGCGCCTTCTTGTTGAACGCGACGACCGTCGAGATGCCCTGCCAGGGGTACGAGTAGGCGCGCCCCGGGTCCCAGTCGGGGCTGCGGAACTGGTCCGACAGGTTGGCGAAGGCGTGCGGCAGGTTGGACGCGTCCAGCTTCTGGACGTAGCCCAGCCGGATCATGCGGGCGGCCAGCCAGTCGGTGAGGACGATGAGGTCGCGGCCGGTGTCCTGAC
It includes:
- a CDS encoding ATP/GTP-binding protein codes for the protein MDSDGMRDARGTHANPVPRPAGPPQVPPRPAAPPTASAVGSWLDEPRPAAKPGVWRFGYRPPKGDRTVERLAPVTVIGMLVPLVVALVLWSLWRRGSLPYQFTLLRLFTPGDWWWGGTIASPKTTEGAEARVVYDGVFFAVLLFTMGRLGSWPEALRHFVGRRPQPARALLALLCALAALSFVFPGAFGVGWDALPVVDPLFSLIVLISGSYELFASVLFTDTLYAVITLLVVWPFAKVGGWWPYLQERLAARKNPKTPAPVVARPPSQWPELRDAGQVEVAELLTGEVAAGRMNDVDCARVRRAWTVGLPEFRETVLRQGGAAWTHPSGARDLPRRAARHDLLAGQVRIGRWVAAERSPAAYHDAGAALGPDVLGTSLLAIGPSGAGKTRTLIEPLTEALALQSLTGGCAVVAVSSPGGAPLGADSSYDVIVRIGDPSSVHDLDPYAESDDPDEAAEILAEALVGDLDTVSGQGAATALAQLLGPYRAAHGRFPDLGELRELLEGEPGALGALRAAVAGNDVMRRELEARVRQTGAPGDPGRALADRLALLNRPVFDGFFGGGGETHRAFSLRAVAHHPLRVRVDLPERGHEEAGRLITRLVLAQFHAVVREGRRAHFACLVLDDATGTVTADSVRRIQRLRSRNAGVVLALRTVADVPEALHGPLYGAVGCRMAFSGITTWDGGRFAQTWGTEWVETTEVAKHTVFADQPMTRAIHALRKLVTGKAVTTDAVTVRQVERERWSASQLAHEVPPGHAVLSLTSVGGEHAPPLLVDLRG
- the gabT gene encoding 4-aminobutyrate--2-oxoglutarate transaminase, which translates into the protein MTALPQERRIVTAIPGPKSQELQARRVAAVAQGVGSVLPVFTARAGGGIIEDVDGNRLIDFGSGIAVTSVGASAEAVVRRASAQLADFTHTCFMVTPYEGYVEVAEALAELTPGDHAKKSALFNSGAEAVENAVKIARAYTKRQAVVVFDHGYHGRTNLTMALTAKNMPYKHGFGPFAPEVYRVPVAYGYRWPTGPQNAGPEAAAQAIDQITKQVGADNVAAIIIEPVLGEGGFIEPAKGFLPALSKFAADNGIVFVADEIQSGFCRTGQWFACEDEGIVPDLITTAKGIAGGLPLAAVTGRAEIMDAAHAGGLGGTYGGNPVACAGALGSIETMKELDLNARAKAIESTMKARLTAMAEKFDVIGDVRGRGAMIAIELVKDRTTKEPNPEATAALAKACHQEGLLVLTCGTYGNVLRFLPPLVIGEDLLNEGLDIIEQALAGV
- a CDS encoding NAD(P)/FAD-dependent oxidoreductase produces the protein MAPSAMNRWITSLSDAQPSPYWLEDPGKPHPEPALTGADSCDLLVVGGGYSGLWTALVAKERDPRRDVVLLEGREVGWAASGRNGGFCAASLTHGLPNGLARWPDEIHTLQELGARNLDEIEAAIARHGIDCDFERTGEIDVATETYQAWELRDWYEELERKGLADGIDFLDADQVREQVASPTFEAGLYDRRGVAMLHPAKLAWGLKRACVRLGVRVYEHTPALDLKAYGAGMTVRTPYGRVRARQVALGTNIFPSLVKRVRAYTVPVYDYALMTEPLTAEQLGAIGWKNRQGLGDSANQFHYFRLSADNRILWGGYDAIYPYGGRVRAEYDDRPETYAKLAGHFFTCFPQLEGVRFTHAWGGAIDTCSRFSAFFGTAHHGKVAYAAGYTGLGVGATRFGAEVMLDLLAGEDTERTRLEMVRRKPLPFPPEPFAWTGIALTKWSLARADAHGGRRNLWLRTMDRLGLGFDS
- a CDS encoding ABC transporter ATP-binding protein, which produces MTKDSSGDVRLSGISKTYGSFTAVQPLDLTVPQGSFFALLGASGCGKTTTLRMIAGLEEPSSGTVHLGDQDVTALPPYKRPVNTVFQSYALFPHLDIFENVAFGLRRRGIKSVKKQVEDMLELVQLGEQARKKPHQLSGGQQQRVAVARALINHPKVLLLDEPLGALDLKLRRQMQLELKRIQTEVGITFVHVTHDQEEAMTMADTVAVMNAGRVEQLGSPTDLYENPQTTFVANFLGTSNLIEAEVDTKSGDDIVLRAGGGKLVLPEARCSAPTTAGGKVLVGVRPEKISLTHADDAGEIPEGRNRITGKIAHSSFIGVSTQYVIDSTVCPEFEVYAQNLDRDPRLAPGADVVLHWSPAHTFGLDAAQDIDAGIDEQVAV
- a CDS encoding ABC transporter permease — its product is MTVVNWFKRHLVVIAGLLTLGYLLLPNIVVTVFSFNKPKGRFNYEWQQFSTDAWKNPCGVAGMCNSLSISLQIAIWATIGATLLGTMIAFALVRYRFRARGSVNSLIFLPMAMPEVVMAASLLTLFLNLGAQLGFWTILIAHIMFCLSFVVVAVKARVLSMDPRLEQAAQDLYAGPVQTFLRVTLPIAAPGIAAGALLAFALSFDDFIITNFNAGSTVTFPMFVWGSAQRGTPVQINVIGTAMFLIAVLLVLTSMVIGNRRNKQKA
- a CDS encoding ABC transporter substrate-binding protein encodes the protein MRQYEPDRPTPVEVAAMRRSLRSGRAAMTRRSLMGGALAVGGVGALSACGIPAAGKSQGGVSADDHSEKEKVVNFSNWPEYIDVDDSEQHRPTLDAFRKRTGIKVTYTEDINDNDEFFGKIQPQLAAGQDTGRDLIVLTDWLAARMIRLGYVQKLDASNLPHAFANLSDQFRSPDWDPGRAYSYPWQGISTVVAFNKKALGGVEVKSVSDLLDNPALKGRVGLLTEMRDTVGMTMLDMDIDPAKFTDDDYDAVIARLQKAVDKGQIRRFTGNDYTSDLSKGDLAACVAWAGDIVQLQADNPDVDYVIPDSGYMTSTDNMLIPNKARHKTNAERLMDYYYEPGPAAELAAYINYVSPVADVKPYLAKIDESAADNPLIVPDKAMQAKSHAFRSLSSKEETAYQQQFAKLTGA
- a CDS encoding PucR family transcriptional regulator produces the protein MPPTLASLVHHSALKLTVRAGEDRLDVPVRWAHVSELADPVPYMEGGELLLITALKLDAEDPEAMRRYVKRLAGAGVVGLGFAVGVNYDEIPKALVDAAEQEGLPLLEVPRRTPFLAISKAVSAAIAADQYRAVTAGFAAQRELTKQALTDGPEGLLAALASQVDGWAALYDASGAVVATAPEWAGRRAARLTADVERLRERPAPASAVVAGAGSAEGGESVENTDRVELHTLGTGRRPRAALAVGTAAALGTAERYAVHSAIALLTLTTERSRSLQAAEQRIGTAVLRMLLAGEPDHARAVAGDLYGALLDAPFRVIVAESGPTAGSEPDRDPLGGLSEVAESAAARSGEAVLVVPEGERLVVLASDGGAAVAAVARCAAMLEGARANGEEHADEELVVGLSAPAGPIAAAAAYRQAEQALSVARRRGRVLVEHEQLAAGSVLPLLADDAVKAFADGLLRALYEHDATGRGDLVASLRAWLSRHGQWDAAAADLGVHRHTLRYRMRRVEEILGRSLDDPDVRMELWLALKATAPD
- a CDS encoding ABC transporter permease; protein product: MATLTEAPPPLSPPAPARKPPRKRGRMTPYWLLLPGLLWLVVFFALPMIYQASTSVQTGSLEEGYKVTWHLATYWDALSEYWPQFLRSVLYATAATLLCLILGYPLAYLIAFRAGRWRNLIMILVIAPFFTSFLIRTLAWKTILADSGPVVGALNTLHVLDVTDWLGWTSGDRVLATPLAVVCGLTYNFLPFMILPLYTSLERIDGRLHEAAGDLYATPLTTFRKVTFPLSMPGVVSGTLLTFIPAAGDYVNAELLGSTDTRMIGNVIQTQFLRVLDYPTAAALSFILMAAILLMVTVYIRRAGTEDLV